TTCTAGAAGCTATGATATCGACGAATACTAGAAACATGCTATTGATATTGTCTGGAGTAATTGTGAATTTCCCAATTTCTGTTCCACCATTAAGGGTATTGATGTTGTATTTAGTAAATAAACCATTGCATTGGATTTTTTCTGATATAGAAAAATGTTTGAATGCTTTGGTTATAGATAAGGTAGGATCAGATGTTATTTTATCTGTAACGTCTTGGACCAAACTGTTAGTTAAGTTTTCAACAATTTCACTTATTAATTCGTTTTGTATGCTTCCTAATATAGCATCCGAAATTTGATCAGGATCAAGAGATACATTGATAGTAGCATTTTGGTTATCAGTATTTGTAATATCAAATTTGATACCATTTGTTGCTTGGAATGTTGCTGCTACTGGAGTTGTTGAAGTCCCAAGTATAATTTGTTTGTCTCCTAAGACATCAGTCATTTGACCGAGTTTAATATTATCTGCAAATACGCAATTTTGTGTGTTATTTAAATAAAAACCAGAATTACCCATAATTAAAACTCTTTTTAATTCGAGTTTTAATTTAATTTTTTTTGGCGATCAATATTAATTATTGTCTGATCTTTGAATTGTTTTGTTTTTTGATATTTGTTGGAATTTGTCTTTGTTTAAGTAAAAAACTTCTTTTTTCGCGATAGTCGATCCTTGTAATCTTTCGTGTCTATTTAACCATTTCAATTCGATAGCGATTTCAACACAGCGATTAATAGCAGCTTCTATTTTTTTCCAATTTCTAGAGGTAATATATCTATTCATTCTGAGGGTGTAAGACAAAGTTTCGAAACCTATCTCTATTTTATCTGGCCATTCCTTAATTCCTGAACTATTCATCTTTTTTCGTGTAGCTGTACTTACAATCCAATCTATGAATGTATAAGTAAATTTAGATGCATTTGGGAACCTTAATTTAATTTCCTGATACATATTAGCAGGCTTTAGAACAAAATATGAGTCAATTTGGTCCACAATGATTGGACAAGGTTCTATGATGAATCCTTTATGTTTTTTAGAAATTAAATTTAAAAAGGGTTCTTCATCTAATGCTTTATTTTCTTTTGGAGTTAATCCTTCCCATCCTTCACAAATACGTAGAATGGGTGAAAAAGTTTGATATCTGTCGACAACTTCTTCTCCTTTATTCCATCTTTTTCTAGTTGCAACTATGAGGTAAGGTTCATTTCCTAAATGGTATAAAGCTTCTAAAGCTATTAAAGCTTCTTTACCCCCGAACTCATTTTTATTTCTTGAAGTTTTGTATTTTTTTACTCCATATGCTTCTAGGTATTCTGATTTGGTAAATTTGATTCTGGGAATAATGCCTTCAAATTTGAAGGTATTTGTTTCTCTAGATAAATAAGAACCTTCTAAATTTCCTCGATAATTTGTAGCAGTGAGGAGCTTCTGGATTGCTGCTAGAGCATGATAATGAGATGGTTGTAAATCTAGCCCTATTACTTCAATCCGAGATTCAGTACAGATATTTGAAAATAATTCTAATTGTTCTTCTGATAACTGAGGTTTTCTTCCAAATTTTTGATTTTCTAAGTGTAGAGAACTTTTAATGACTTGATTTTCTGATTTTACCATGATTCTTTCTGAATAGAAAATTTTCCTATTGATGCTGAGAATTTCAAGTTAGTTGAAAAAACAGAACCATGTCTATTTTTCCCCACAATAATTTCTGCTACACCTTTGGATCCTTCTTGAGAAGAAGAATCTTTCCTATGGATAAACAGAATAACATCAGCATCTTGCTCTATTTGACCGCTGTCTCTAAGATCTGATAGCATAGGTCTTTTATCTACTCTATCTTCAACCTTTCTAGACAATTGAGATAAACAAATAATCGGAATTTGTAATTCAACAGCCAACTTTCTTAGTTCTCTAGAAATTTCAGCAATTTCATTTTGTCTATTTTCAGATTTTTTAGGAGGACTGATTAACTGCAAATAATCTATAAATAAAGCATCAATAGCATAGTCATTCTTTAAAGCTCTAGATTGATTGATTAATGAATGTAAGTTAGTGCATTTGTTATCACAAATAAAAAAGGGAATATTTTTTAAACGAGTATCGAGTTGTTCTATCTTTGCTAAAATATCTCTAGAAAAGTTCCCTCTTTTTAACTGTTCACAAGAAACTTCACTCAAATTGGATATAATGCGCTCAACAATTTGATTAGGACTCATTTCTAAAGAAATAAAACCAACAGACTTTTTTTGATCTAACACAAGGTTTAATGCCATATCGATAGCAAAAGCTGTTTTCCCCATAGCTGGTCTAGCAGCTAATACAATAAAGTTACCCTGCGACAAAATAATGCTATGTTCATCTATAGATGCATAGCCTGTTAGTAAACCATCAACATAGTCTACATGATATTTCGACCTATAATCATATCGATTTCTTATTTGAGAAATGACACTATTAGATCCATTATTTCCTACAGAAAAAATCTCATAAATAGTTCTGCCACATTTTTTTCTTGAATTTTCTGTTTTAGTATGAATAGTGTCTAGTCGTTCTTTGAATTGCTCAACCAAAGTATATGGAGAACGTCTATTTGGATATCTTGTAAAATCTTGAAAAGCAGAATCCAAGAATTCTTTTAGTAAACAATTAATATATTGTTCATGCAAGAAGTCAATATGTTGATCGAGATCAATAGGTATATCTGCATTTTGGGACATATGAATCAAATAAGAAACATCCATATGCTTATCTAAGTTACGCTTTTTAATCTCTTCCCAAAGGAGAGCTATAGAAATAGTATCTCTGTGGTTTAAAATATCTCTGATCAATACAAATATATTTCTATGTTTATCAGAAAGAAAATGATGTTCAGATAATCTCTGTACGATAGTACGTGCATGTTCATAATAATTTACAGCCTGGCCTAATACAAAAAACTCAACATCTAAAAGCTCTTTTTCTTCTACAGATTGCTTCATCATAAAATGACCAGAAAGGGATAATTGATGATTTTCGAAAAGTAATATAATTTACCTGATTATGGAAATAATCAGGTAAAATGACTCACTTATATCATGAGGAAACGTGTGCGTAAAGAGAATTCACCGAACCACAACCTAGCAAAAATATTGAATAAACCAATACTCAGATCCTACTCGACACACAAAGAAGCCGTCTTTATTAAAAATGAAAATATTTGGGAAAAACTAAATAATATATCTTTACTGGAAATAGTACTACTGTGGACATCTTCTCTTAATTATCACACGGCTCGATCATACAAAGGAGCTTTTTTTCCTTAGAGAAAATCGGTTTAATTTCTTTAGATATATCTCTACAAGAATTCGCTATGTTAAATCACAATCTAATTTTAGATTCCATAAAACAAATTCCTACACATCAAGCAGCATGGTCAGAAGGAACAAAGCAAGTTCGTGCAGCAAGTTATATATCCCTAACAAAATTTCTTAATCGAATCACATCAGGAATTATACCAGTAGCTTTACCATCCAGACAAGAAGCTACAAAAACTTTTTATAAGATAAGAGATTTAGTTAAAACAAAAGCAATGAATCAAGAAGAAATAGTAGTTTTTTTAGAAAAACTAAAGCAAATCAATCACAGAGATTGGTTAATAGCCCAAACTCTACTGCAAGGAGCAAAGCGAGCTGCAGAAGCACTGTCAATAACAACAGATCAAATTTCATTCGAAGAAGGAACTATCTCATTCATTCAAGTCAAAAATAAAAAAATCTAAAAATTACAGTCATAACCTATCCTCAAAGATTTATGCAATTAATCAAGAATTATATTGGGAATAGAAATGGATTAGTATTCATTACTAAAACAGGAAAAAGTGTGGATCTTAAACAATTAGCAGGAACTTTTGCTAAAGCAGGTTCTCAAGCAAATATACCATTTAAAGTTACTCCTCATGTACTTAGAGCTACAGCAGTCACTGAATACAAAAGAATGGGTTGTTCTGATTCTGATATTATGAAAGTTACAGGACATTCTTCTTCTAAGATGATCCATGCTTACGACAAATCTATAAGATCAGAAAATGCATCAAAAAAATATCCCTAATTTAACTATCAATTTCGCACAGAAACAACCTATATAATTAAAATTATATTAAAATATTAAAGGAAATTGAGAAGTTTGATTATTTATCGTATTAG
Above is a window of Chlamydia avium 10DC88 DNA encoding:
- a CDS encoding replicative DNA helicase encodes the protein MMKQSVEEKELLDVEFFVLGQAVNYYEHARTIVQRLSEHHFLSDKHRNIFVLIRDILNHRDTISIALLWEEIKKRNLDKHMDVSYLIHMSQNADIPIDLDQHIDFLHEQYINCLLKEFLDSAFQDFTRYPNRRSPYTLVEQFKERLDTIHTKTENSRKKCGRTIYEIFSVGNNGSNSVISQIRNRYDYRSKYHVDYVDGLLTGYASIDEHSIILSQGNFIVLAARPAMGKTAFAIDMALNLVLDQKKSVGFISLEMSPNQIVERIISNLSEVSCEQLKRGNFSRDILAKIEQLDTRLKNIPFFICDNKCTNLHSLINQSRALKNDYAIDALFIDYLQLISPPKKSENRQNEIAEISRELRKLAVELQIPIICLSQLSRKVEDRVDKRPMLSDLRDSGQIEQDADVILFIHRKDSSSQEGSKGVAEIIVGKNRHGSVFSTNLKFSASIGKFSIQKESW